The following are from one region of the Magallana gigas chromosome 6, xbMagGiga1.1, whole genome shotgun sequence genome:
- the LOC105341775 gene encoding protein c-Fos → MMSSRSSPPRERLASSGSVLSDDSEMMEGLDDVDFEVSDPRLRKAVDKAGKEKNIMPLIKEELRLSILTRRNKEGKGDIVIEEKKHQVKRILTPQEKERKLRRQEQNRRAAKKCRKKKKDCEVTIMKAYNSEKDKNHNLSVEVEELKREKEKLEEFWREHISKCSLIQNQSTFVPIPDIAHLPMPCNAPISPFDTGMSSATEPDTPNPTTPHTPGQTFSFSPLPFSSYTDNEEIYTGEKDECPTHTDFSGFTQPNLDDCFGSELENIDITPFASFNNSPDSSQYMGTGQLNFEAALPSNPQESNNLTSDGSATTLSGLEAFIDFLHGQTGVDANEDITTETECTIASSQACEITSCTEFHDTI, encoded by the exons ATGATGAGCTCCAGATCCTCGCCTCCTCGCGAACGCCTGGCTTCGTCTGGAAGCGTCCTAAGCGATGACAGCGAGATGATGGAGGGTCTGGACGATGTTGACTTTGAGGTGAGCGACCCTCGGCTTCGAAAGGCTGTGGACAAGGCTGGGAAAGAAAAGAATATCATGCCACTGATTAAAGAAGAACTGCGGCTCTCCATTCTCACCCGGAGAAACAAAGAAGGAAAGGGAGACATTGTCATCGAGGAAAAGAAGCATCAAGTTAAAAGG ATTCTTACGCCTCAAGAGAAAGAGAGGAAACTTCGCCGCCAGGAACAAAACCGACGGGCGGCCAAAAAAtgcagaaagaaaaagaaagactGTGAAGTTACCATTATGAAG gCATATAACTCGGAAAAGGACAAgaatcacaatttgtccgttgaaGTCGAGGAATTAAAAAGGGAGAAAGAAAAACTAGAAGAGTTTTGGAGAGAACATATATCAAAATGTTCATTGATCCAAAATCAAAGCACATTCGTGCCCATCCCCGATATCGCACATTTACCCATGCCTTGCAATGCACCCATTTCGCCCTTCGATACCGGTATGTCATCAGCCACAGAGCCAGATACCCCTAATCCAACGACTCCACATACACCCGGTCAAACCTTCAGTTTCTCACCTCTTCCGTTCAGCAGTTATACAGATAACGAAGAAATCTACACCGGAGAAAAGGACGAGTGTCCAACTCACACCGACTTCTCTGGTTTTACTCAACCAAATCTGGACGACTGCTTTGGTAGTGAACTGGAGAACATCGATATAACGCCTTTTGCCAGTTTCAACAATTCTCCAGATTCGTCTCAGTATATGGGCACTGGTCAACTTAACTTTGAGGCCGCATTGCCAAGCAATCCTCAAGAAAGCAATAACCTCACTTCCGACGGAAGTGCAACGACATTGAGTGGACTGGAAGCATTTATAGACTTTCTCCATGGTCAAACTGGCGTTGACGCCAATGAGGACATCACGACAGAAACTGAATGTACCATCGCGTCATCACAGGCATGTGAAATCACTTCCTGCACAGAATTTCACGACActatatga